A DNA window from Hordeum vulgare subsp. vulgare chromosome 1H, MorexV3_pseudomolecules_assembly, whole genome shotgun sequence contains the following coding sequences:
- the LOC123445524 gene encoding transcription factor MYB3R-2-like — MGMAAVKVEERDGCAESRQHLALSSPSVSEGGSYGGGYAWASPVVPSPADSGASRRRTSGPVRRAKGGWTPEEDETLRKAVTVFKGKTWKRVAEFFPDRTEVQCLHRWQKVLNPELIKGPWTQEEDETIIQKVKEHGPTKWSVIARSLHGRIGKQCRERWHNHLDPQIRKEAWTLEEEQVLVNAHRLHGNKWAEIAKLLPGRTDNSIKNHWNSSVRKRLDEYDTGAALPVPVHAAKVPPADNYIDLNKEPNVSLRNHSVIVSHSDPTHSPQVFSLKNIKGCSDFLSLSMPTAQPVTSCQASVADDSAVALAIMGMKMDSARDKGMGLNFVRQKGLQINLLNEKGLGNKLGPSGTAKPDVETDNIGCEPTLVKEAQSFGSLCYQIPKLEDTDLVRSPVLSRHHGSEHGVDGFQLPTGYATPSPTDGRKSDQLSVESILKSAAENFPGTPSILRRRKRDKPTPSQDTDFKIDTNSDGFDTPKGNCTTDSPRSFKTASFLSLGRLDDQRLPSVGKIDVSPAYRLRSKRMAVLKTVEKHLDFSADTMDTCDMVGTLKSSCWNSESINSISDISSVQDKRINGHMVGLETLTSDFAHTTKLDAT, encoded by the exons ATGGGGATGGCGGCGGTGAAGGTGGAGGAGCGGGACGGCTGCGCGGAGAGCAGGCAGCATCTGGCGCTGTCGAGCCCGTCGGTGTCTGAGGGAGGGAGCTATGGCGGCGGCTACGCGTGGGCGTCGCCTGTGGTGCCGAGCCCCGCCGATTCCGGCGCTAGCCGCAG GCGAACAAGTGGCCCTGTAAGAAGAGCTAAGGGTGGCTGGACACCTGAAGAG GATGAAACATTGCGCAAGGCAGTTACTGTTTTCAAGGGTAAAACCTGGAAGAGAGTAG CCGAGTTTTTCCCTGATAGGACAGAAGTACAATGTCTGCACAGATGGCAAAAAGTTCTTAACCCTGAACTTATAAAAGGACCTTGGACTCAAGAG GAAGATGAGACCATTATCCAGAAGGTAAAGGAGCATGGACCAACAAAATGGTCCGTTATAGCAAGGTCACTACATGGTCGTATTGGCAAACAATGCCGAGAGAG ATGGCATAATCATCTGGATCCGCAAATAAGGAAAGAAGCTTGGACACTTGAGGAGGAGCAGGTGCTTGTTAATGCTCATCGTTTGCATGGTAATAAATGGGCGGAGATTGCGAAACTCCTTCCTGGAAG GACAGACAACTCAATAAAAAACCATTGGAATAGTTCAGTGAGAAAAAGGCTAGATGAATATGATACAGGAGCGGCCCTTCCAGTTCCAGTGCATGCCGCAAAGGTCCCGCCTGCTGATAACTACATTGACTTGAATAAAGAGCCAAATGTCAGTTTGAGAAACCATTCAGTAATAGTTAGTCACTCTGATCCTACCCATAGTCCGCAGGTGTTTAGTTTGAAAAATATCAAGGGCTGTTCAGACTTCCTCTCTCTTTCCATGCCAACTGCTCAACCAGTAACTTCATGTCAAGCATCAGTAGCTGATGATTCTGCTGTTGCTTTAGCGATAATGGGGATGAAAATGGATTCTGCTCGTGACAAGGGCATGGGACTGAACTTTGTTCGTCAGAAGGGTCTGCAAATCAATTTGCTGAACGAGAAGGGCCTGGGGAATAAACTGGGGCCTTCAGGAACAGCTAAGCCAGATGTTGAAACAGATAACATTGGATGTGAACCAACCTTGGTAAAAGAGGCTCAGTCCTTTGGTTCTCTTTGTTATCAGATACCTAAGCTAGAAGATACAGACCTTGTTCGTTCCCCAGTTTTGTCAAGACATCATGGATCAGAACACGGCGTGGATGGATTTCAATTACCCACTGGCTATGCTACTCCCTCTCCAACTGATGGAAGAAAATCAGATCAGCTCAGTGTGGAATCAATATTGAAAAGTGCTGCTGAAAACTTCCCAGGTACTCCTTCgatactgaggagaaggaaaagggATAAACCGACGCCTTCTCAAGATACTGATTTTAAGATTGATACAAACAGTGATGGTTTTGACACTCCCAAAGGGAACTGCACTACAGATAGCCCACGTTCATTTAAAACCGCATCATTTTTGTCCTTGGGTCGTCTTGATGACCAACGACTGCCTTCTGTTGGGAAGATTGATGTTTCCCCTGCATATCGACTAAGGTCAAAAAGAATGGCTGTGTTGAAAACCGTTGAGAAGCATCTAGATTTTTCGGCTGACACAATGGATACCTGTGACATGGTTGGAACCCTGaaatcttcttgctggaattcggaGAGCATCAATTCCATCTCAGATATTTCAAGCGTACAAGATAAGAGGATTAATGGGCATATGGTTGGGCTGGAAACTCTAACCAGTGACTTTGCACACACAACGAAGTTAGATGCAACCTAA